Below is a genomic region from Variovorax sp. J2L1-78.
CAGATGGCTATCAAACTCGGTATCAACGGCTTCGGCCGCATCGGTCGCAACGTGCTGCGCGCAGCGGTGCAGAACTTCAGGAACGACATCGAGATCGTCGCCATCAACGACCTGCTCGAGCCCGACTACCTGGCGTACATGCTGCAGTACGATTCGGTGCACGGCCGCTTCCAGGGTGAAGTCTCGGTCGACGGCAACACGCTGATCGTCAACGGCAAGAAGATCCGCCTCACGCAGGAACGCGACCCCGCGGCCCTCAAGTGGAACGAAGCCGGCGCCGACATCGTGCTCGAATCCACCGGCCTGTTCCTCACCAAGGAAACCTGCCAGAAGCACATCGACGCGGGCGCCAAAAAGGTCATCATGTCGGCGCCGTGCAAGGACGACACCCCGATGTTCGTCTACGGCGTGAACGACAAGAAGTACGCCGGCGAAGCCATCATCAGCAACGCCAGCTGCACGACCAATGCGCTGGCGCCGCTGGCCAAGGTGCTCAACGACAAGTGGGGCATCAAGCGCGGCCTGATGACCACGGTGCATGCGGCCACGGCCACGCAGAAGACCGTTGATGGCCCGAGCAACAAGGACTGGCGCGGCGGCCGCGGCATCCTGGAAAACATCATCCCGTCGTCGACCGGTGCCGCCAAGGCCGTGGGCGTGGTGATCCCCGAGCTCAACAAGAAGCTCACCGGCATGAGCTTCCGCGTGCCGACCTCCGACGTGTCGGTGGTCGACCTGACGGTCGAGCTGGTGAAGGAAGCCACGTACAAGGAAATCTGCGCTGAAATGAAGGCGCAGAGCGAAGGCGCGCTCAAGGGCGTGCTGGGCTACACCGAAGACAAGGTCGTGGCCACCGACTTCCGCGGCGACCCGCGCACCTCGATCTTCGACGCCGAAGCCGGCATCGCGCTGGACAGCACCTTCGTCAAGCTGGTGAGCTGGTACGACAACGAATGGGGCTACTCGAACAAGTGCCTCGAGATGGTCAAGGTTGTGTCGAAGTAAGCACGGCCTACCGGTCGATCAGGAACGCGCCTTCGGGCGCGTTTTTTTTGGCGTCGCCTTGGCGAATGCGGTTGCCGTCTTACGTGCCGGGACCGGCGCCACGTCGTCGAACGCCGGCAGGGGCCGGCGGGCGATTTCAGCCGCCTTTTCGAATGGCACGCCGAGCCCGCGCAGCACCACCGTCGCCATGGCGATGTCGTGGTCGGTCGACGCGGTGCCCAGCGCGATGTCGCGCATGGTCTGCATGCCGGTCCCCATGATGAGCCCCATCGCCGCTTGCTCGCTGGGCACGCGGAAATCCTTCTGCGCGATGCCCAGGCGCAGGTCGGCTCGCGCATACAGCGCGACACGTTCCGTGAGTGCGGGCACCGTGGCCGCGATATCGAGCAACAGCAGTGTCCATCGCGGACTCTCCTTCGCCAGCCAGGCGTAGCGGCGCTGGCCGATCGCCATGCGCTGCGCGGCGCGCTCGACGCCCTGCTGGCTGTCGTTGATGTGCTGGCAGAGCGTCTCGGCCAGCCACACGGCCAACGCCGTCGCGATCGATTCCTTCGCATCGAAGTGGTTGTAGACGGTCCCAGGGGTCACGCCGGCGAGCTGGGCGATCTCCTGCATCGTGGCACCGGCCACCCCTCGGGCCGAGAACACCTGGACCGCCGCCAGGATGAGCTGGCGGCGCGTGCGCTCGCGCTTGCCCAGCCCGGGCGGCTGACCAGCCAGCGCCTGGCCGAGCGGCATAGGCAATGCGGCGAGTGACAGTCCTTCAAAATTAGACATAGCATTCAATTTTCAATGACGCATTCAAATTTGAATGACTCGACAATTCTAGAGGACAGACTGATGACGCCTTCTCTTGTACTCGCCTACCTCGTGTTCGAGGTGTCCAGCCCACCGCGGTGGGAACGTTTCTGCCGGGAGGTGCTGGGCCTGCCTGCG
It encodes:
- the gap gene encoding type I glyceraldehyde-3-phosphate dehydrogenase, encoding MAIKLGINGFGRIGRNVLRAAVQNFRNDIEIVAINDLLEPDYLAYMLQYDSVHGRFQGEVSVDGNTLIVNGKKIRLTQERDPAALKWNEAGADIVLESTGLFLTKETCQKHIDAGAKKVIMSAPCKDDTPMFVYGVNDKKYAGEAIISNASCTTNALAPLAKVLNDKWGIKRGLMTTVHAATATQKTVDGPSNKDWRGGRGILENIIPSSTGAAKAVGVVIPELNKKLTGMSFRVPTSDVSVVDLTVELVKEATYKEICAEMKAQSEGALKGVLGYTEDKVVATDFRGDPRTSIFDAEAGIALDSTFVKLVSWYDNEWGYSNKCLEMVKVVSK
- a CDS encoding TetR/AcrR family transcriptional regulator, whose protein sequence is MPLGQALAGQPPGLGKRERTRRQLILAAVQVFSARGVAGATMQEIAQLAGVTPGTVYNHFDAKESIATALAVWLAETLCQHINDSQQGVERAAQRMAIGQRRYAWLAKESPRWTLLLLDIAATVPALTERVALYARADLRLGIAQKDFRVPSEQAAMGLIMGTGMQTMRDIALGTASTDHDIAMATVVLRGLGVPFEKAAEIARRPLPAFDDVAPVPARKTATAFAKATPKKTRPKARS